A region from the Deltaproteobacteria bacterium genome encodes:
- a CDS encoding biotin/lipoyl-binding protein produces the protein MPGAPKKKGYRKVLKTLRDGKAIWLTNTGPRDTGQSDFKNRFTLHDLSRLMPVYDAAGYFSIEVHGGARLHQNLMNNMIHPFEEARLFSSLLPNVLTQTLIRSTNVWGYRMYPRNIVRLAVESFLPAIDVWRCFDFLNYIPNMAPVAEEVLRGGKIFSPAISFTEAPECSDAYYLRVLKEIVSLCGGTRDIILCVKDMAGVGSPARIRRLIDAFLQKYPGLIIQYHRHSTDGLAIPAIAEAAAAGAKLFDVTDDAFSRFYGHPPVRPLVRYLRELGYDVRLDMKRADEASDAIRGFIRSYGRFESQFKGFSSDVTVHRMPGGAFPSSFEQAEKGGFLDLMPHILKGMSYGNRIIKYFDVTPGSQITWTTWAGILQRTHKEAGEPGIRRLFSVLDRFFEAGERLEALSQADENLLLRLYAGATDDLKNLLLGKYGPLPFGWPKEWVYRSVFGEEGAAKAKSERVESSPLSRLADEDLEKARTAMEAELGRPATQEEFLLYLMHPKAAVDFLKFRQRFGDTTILPTGVWFRGLRNPGDQVTITIGSKPHEIRLVSIGEGVGGVKHVVLSVDNIMHVFPVELPEAAAARKVVRKASPANRGEIGATVTGTVWRIGTKDRVLKEGDRLRKGEEVMNIEVMKTENAVKSHVAGVIRELCVKVNDRVEEGQLLAVVDPGGE, from the coding sequence TACTTCTCCATCGAGGTCCACGGCGGGGCCCGGCTCCACCAGAACCTGATGAACAACATGATCCATCCATTCGAGGAGGCGCGGCTCTTCTCTTCGCTTCTGCCGAACGTCCTGACCCAGACGCTCATCCGGTCGACGAACGTCTGGGGGTACCGGATGTACCCGCGCAACATCGTGCGGCTGGCGGTCGAATCGTTCCTCCCCGCGATCGACGTGTGGCGCTGCTTCGACTTCCTGAACTACATCCCGAACATGGCGCCGGTCGCCGAGGAGGTGCTTCGCGGCGGGAAGATCTTCTCGCCCGCCATCTCCTTCACCGAGGCGCCGGAGTGCTCGGACGCCTACTATCTCCGGGTGCTGAAGGAGATCGTGTCGCTGTGCGGCGGCACGAGGGACATCATTTTGTGCGTCAAGGACATGGCCGGCGTCGGCTCCCCGGCGCGGATCCGGCGGCTGATCGACGCCTTTCTGCAGAAGTATCCGGGCCTGATCATCCAGTACCACCGGCACTCCACGGACGGGCTGGCGATCCCGGCGATCGCGGAGGCGGCCGCGGCGGGGGCGAAGCTCTTCGACGTGACGGACGACGCCTTCTCCCGCTTCTACGGCCACCCGCCGGTGCGGCCCCTCGTGCGCTACCTGCGCGAGCTTGGGTACGACGTCCGGCTCGACATGAAGCGCGCCGACGAGGCGTCCGACGCGATCCGCGGCTTCATCCGGAGCTACGGGCGGTTCGAGTCCCAGTTCAAGGGGTTCAGCAGCGACGTGACCGTCCACCGGATGCCGGGCGGCGCCTTCCCCTCCTCCTTCGAGCAGGCGGAGAAGGGGGGCTTCCTCGACCTCATGCCCCACATCCTGAAGGGGATGTCGTATGGGAACCGGATCATCAAATATTTCGACGTCACCCCGGGGTCGCAGATCACGTGGACCACGTGGGCGGGGATCCTCCAGCGCACCCACAAGGAGGCGGGGGAGCCCGGCATCCGCCGGCTCTTCTCCGTCCTGGACCGGTTCTTCGAGGCGGGCGAGCGGCTCGAGGCGCTCTCCCAGGCGGACGAGAACCTGCTCCTGCGGCTCTACGCGGGGGCGACGGACGACCTGAAGAACCTGCTGCTCGGGAAGTACGGTCCGCTCCCGTTCGGCTGGCCGAAGGAGTGGGTCTACCGGTCCGTCTTCGGCGAGGAGGGGGCGGCGAAGGCGAAATCCGAGCGCGTCGAATCGTCGCCGCTGTCGCGGCTCGCGGACGAGGACCTCGAAAAGGCGAGGACGGCGATGGAGGCGGAGCTCGGTCGTCCCGCCACGCAGGAGGAGTTCCTCCTGTACCTGATGCACCCGAAGGCGGCGGTCGATTTCCTCAAGTTCCGGCAGCGGTTCGGCGACACCACCATTCTTCCCACCGGCGTCTGGTTCCGTGGGCTGCGCAACCCGGGCGACCAGGTGACGATCACGATCGGGAGCAAGCCGCACGAGATCCGGTTGGTCTCCATCGGCGAGGGGGTGGGCGGGGTGAAGCACGTCGTCCTGTCGGTGGACAACATCATGCACGTCTTCCCCGTCGAGCTTCCGGAGGCCGCGGCGGCGCGCAAGGTGGTCCGGAAGGCGTCACCGGCGAACAGGGGGGAGATCGGCGCGACCGTCACCGGAACGGTGTGGCGGATCGGGACGAAGGACCGGGTGCTGAAGGAAGGAGACCGCCTCCGCAAGGGCGAGGAGGTCATGAACATCGAGGTGATGAAGACCGAGAACGCCGTGAAGTCCCACGTCGCGGGCGTCATCCGCGAGCTGTGCGTGAAGGTGAACGACCGGGTCGAGGAGGGGCAGCTCCTCGCCGTGGTCGACCCCGGGGGCGAATGA